From Schizosaccharomyces pombe strain 972h- genome assembly, chromosome: II, the proteins below share one genomic window:
- the lip5 gene encoding lipoic acid synthetase Lip5: MLKIGRNATILKNNFWFASVRFQSGGFSEKLAKGPSFADFLNMDKPLTADEAFELDRKVELPNGSIHKRLPSWLKTKVPLGTNFNRIKHDLRGSHLHTVCEEAKCPNIGECWGGKDKSRATATIMLMGDTCTRGCRFCSVKTSRRPGPLDPNEPENTAEAIKQWNLGYIVLTSVDRDDLTDLGANHIAKTIQKIKEKAPHILVEALTPDFSGRMDLVEIVAKSGLDVFAHNVETVEELTPFVRDRRATYRQSLSVLKHVKKTCPHLITKTSIMLGLGETDAEILTTLKDLLEHNVDVVTFGQYMRPTKRHLKVQEYVHPKKFEYWKEVAEKLGFLYVASGPLVRSSYKAGEYFMENLIKKRSGNPASMSV, encoded by the exons ATGTTGAAAATAGGTCGAAATGCTAcgatattaaaaaacaatttttgg TTTGCCTCCGTGAGGTTTCAATCTGGAGGGTTTTCAGAAAAGTTGGCGAAAGGACCATCATTTGCAGATTTCTTGAACATGGATAAACCATTGACTGCTGACGAAGCTTTCGAGTTAGATAGAAAAGTAGAGCTACCAAATGGCTCTATACACAAAAGATTGCCTTCATGGCTTAAAACCAAAGTTCCACTAGGAACAAATTTTAACCGAATAAAGCATGATTTGCGGGGATCTCATCTCCATACGGTTTGTGAAGAAGCGAAATGTCCGAATATTGGAGAATGCTGGGGAGGTAAAGACAAATCTCGTGCCACAGCTACGATCATGCTTATGGGTGATACTTGTACTCGTGGATGTCGCTTTTGTTCGGTAAAGACCAGTCGCCGTCCAGGTCCTTTAGATCCCAACGAGCCTGAAAATACAGCAGAAGCCATCAAACAATGGAACCTTGGGTACATTGTTCTCACTAGTGTCGATAGAGATGACCTGACTGACCTTGGTGCCAATCATATAGCAAAAAcgattcaaaaaattaaagaaaaagcccCGCACATCTTGGTAGAAGCTTTGACCCCCGATTTTAGTGGAAGAATGGATTTGGTTGAGATTGTAGCTAAATCTGGTTTGGACGTCTTTGCACACAATGTAGAAACGGTAGAGGAACTTACCCCATTTGTTCGAGATCGACGAGCCACATATCGACAAAGTCTGAGCGTGCTAAAACATGTGAAGAAAACATGTCCTCACCTTATCACTAAAACCAGTATTATGCTTGGTCTAGGTGAAACCGATGCGGAAATTCTAACAACTCTTAAGGATCTCCTGGAACATAATGTAGATGTCGTTACCTTTGGTCAATATATGAGACCTACCAAACGACACCTAAAAGTGCAAGAGTATGTACATCCTAAGAAGTTTGAATATTGGAAAGAAGTGGCAGAGAAATTAGGATTCTTATACGTGGCTAGTGGTCCACTTGTTCGTAGTAGCTATAAGGCTGGCGAATATTTTATGGAGAAtcttattaaaaagagaTCAGGAAACCCTGCTTCTATGAGTGTTTAA
- the gmh4 gene encoding alpha-1,2-galactosyltransferase Gmh4: MFNFRLFSRRGKSLGLLAIVLLLFGFYSLKSSMPVYSNSIGSPSAHSSSYKGVSKAKTSPQDPDSVVMLIVSFDDHYDSSRSDSSSVFLDKVLSDRTEYALRHGYTLVHKKARDIQARYGVYGTWSIIPALRETLAEYPDAGWIWLLDAKAVIMNPSESLKDRVLKPEKLSQHLLLNSPIDPLKNYIRTRRKMDPSDVFVITTSDYNGISTRSLLIKNNNFAPFLLDAWNEPLLKSAGFDQAERSALSHLLEAHNTILDHVALVSPKVLNSYTNSAVDLNYEEGDFLVILQDCENAAACERIFDNYYQQRKLPAIKKQLSEETVDEQS, translated from the exons ATGTTCAACTTTCGTTTATTTTCTCGTAGAGGAAAAAGTTTAGGTCTCTTGGCCATCGttttattgctttttggcttttattctttaaagTCTTCAATGCCTGTTTATTCCAATTCGATTGGTTCTCCCAGTGCCCATTCCTCTTCATACAAAGGTGTTTCTAAGGCGAAAACATCTCCACAAGATCCTGATTCCGTAGTCATGTTGATTGTTAGTTTTGACGACCATTATGATTCAAGTAGATCTGACTCCAGCTCTGTCTTCCTGGATAAAGTGCTTTCTGATCGTACAGAGTATGCCTTGCGTCATGGCTATACCCTAGTCCACAAGAAAGCCCGCGATATTCAAGCGAGGTATGGTGTCTATGGTACTTGGAGTATTATCCCAGCTTTGAGGGAAACTTTGGCTGAGTATCCCGACGCTGGCTGGATATGGTTGCTCGATGCAAAGGCTGTTATAATGAATCCTTCCGAATCTCTCAAGGATAGGGTCTTGAAACCAGAAAAACTGTCGCAGCATTTGCTTCTTAATTCTCCGATCGATCCATTAAAGAACTACATCCGTACACGCCGTAAAATGGATCCATCTGATGTATTTGTAATTACCACCAGTGATTATAATGGAATTAGTACGCGTTCTTtgcttattaaaaataacaacTTTGCGCCATTTCTTTTAGATGCTTGGAATGAACCTTTGTTGAAATCCGCCGGTTTTGATCAAGCTGAGCGATCTGCGCTATCCCACTTATTGGAAGCACATAACACTATCTTGGATCATGTTGCACTTGTGTCTCctaaagttttaaattcataCACCAACTCTGCGGTCGATTTGAATTACGAAGAAGGTGATTTCTTGGTTATTCTTCAGGACTGTGAGAACGCTGCTGCATGCGAGCGTATATTCGA CAACTACTATCAACAGAGAAAACTTCCAGCCATTAAAAAGCAGCTTTCGGAAGAAACGGTTGATGAACAATCGTAG
- a CDS encoding adenosylhomocysteinase has product MATQNYKVADISLAAFGRKELEIAENEMPGLIAVREKYAKSQPLKGARIAGCLHMTIQTAVLIETLVALGAEVTWSSCNIYSTQDHAAAAIAATGVPVFAWKGETEEEYLWCIEQQLKSFPSGKPLNMILDDGGDLTALVHERHPELLVDIRGISEETTTGVHNLYKMFKENKLKVPAINVNDSVTKSKFDNLFGCKESLVDGIKRATDVMIAGKVAVVAGFGDVGKGCSTSLRSQGARVIVTEVDPINALQAAMDGFEVTTMEEAVKEGQIFVTTTGCRDIIRGEHFNEMKEDSIVCNIGHFDVEIDVAWLKANAKDVVNIKPQVDRYELKNGRHIILLADGRLVNLGCATGHPSFVMSCSFTNQVLAQIALWTDNTSYPLGVHMLPKKLDEEVARLHLGKLGVKLTTLTSVQSDYLGIPVDGPYKADHYRY; this is encoded by the coding sequence ATGGCTACTCAAAACTACAAAGTTGCTGATATCTCTCTTGCTGCCTTTGGTCGCAAGGAGCTCGAAATCGCTGAAAATGAGATGCCCGGTTTGATCGCTGTTCGCGAGAAATATGCCAAGTCTCAGCCTTTGAAGGGAGCCCGTATTGCTGGTTGCCTTCACATGACCATCCAAACCGCCGTCCTCATCGAAACTTTGGTTGCTTTGGGTGCTGAAGTTACCTGGTCCTCTTGCAACATTTATTCTACTCAAGATCATGCTGCTGCTGCCATTGCCGCCACTGGTGTCCCTGTTTTCGCCTGGAAGGGTGAGACTGAGGAAGAATACCTCTGGTGTATTGAGCAACAATTGAAGTCTTTCCCTAGTGGTAAGCCTTTGAACATGATTTTGGATGATGGTGGAGATTTGACTGCTCTTGTTCATGAGCGTCACCCTGAACTTTTGGTTGACATTCGTGGTATCTCTGAGGAGACCACCACTGGTGTTCACAACTTGTACAAAATGTTCAAGGAGAACAAGCTTAAGGTTCCTGCTATTAACGTTAACGACTCTGTTACCAAGTCCAAGTTTGACAATCTTTTTGGATGCAAGGAGTCCTTGGTGGATGGTATCAAGCGTGCCACTGATGTTATGATTGCTGGTAAAGTTGCTGTTGTTGCTGGTTTTGGTGATGTTGGTAAAGGTTGTTCAACTTCTCTTCGTAGCCAAGGTGCCCGTGTCATTGTCACTGAAGTCGATCCCATCAATGCCCTTCAAGCCGCTATGGACGGTTTCGAAGTCACCACTATGGAAGAGGCTGTTAAGGAAGGTCAAATCTTTGTTACCACCACTGGTTGCCGTGACATTATTCGTGGTGAGCACTTCAACGAAATGAAGGAGGACTCTATCGTTTGTAACATTGGTCATTTTGATGTCGAGATCGATGTCGCTTGGTTGAAGGCTAACGCTAAGGATGTTGTTAACATCAAGCCCCAGGTTGATCGTTATGAATTGAAGAACGGTCGTCATATCATTCTTTTAGCTGATGGTCGTCTCGTTAACCTTGGTTGTGCCACCGGACATCCCTCTTTTGTTATGTCCTGCTCTTTCACTAACCAGGTCCTTGCCCAAATCGCTTTGTGGACCGATAACACCAGCTATCCTCTTGGTGTTCATATGCTTCCCAAGAAGTTGGATGAGGAGGTTGCCCGTCTTCATTTGGGTAAACTCGGTGTCAAACTTACTACTTTGACTTCTGTTCAATCCGACTACTTGGGTATCCCTGTTGACGGTCCTTACAAGGCTGATCACTATCGTTACTAA
- the mde3 gene encoding serine/threonine protein kinase Mde3 → MSNESIYSVLDLTQVIFEDRYLVKQKLGDGSFGTVYLAQRKEKNGLYETVAVKKLKNSSKPKPKHELLKLRESLALRKISKHPCLIDLLETFMDPYRNIFLVMEFMDCNLFQLFKRRQGRLFTKETAFNILLQIISGIEHIHKHGFMHRDIKPENILVKRISPKPISSRYSIKLGDFGLARPSVSSDPLTEYVSTRWYRAPELLLRSGSYNHSVDLYAFGCIVFEIYSLKPLFPGRNETDQLNRVCEILGNPGIDELDTLHYWSQAKELAKRLGFMLPPTKPYPIQKLLPQNCPEGHAKMIPCLLAWNPDVRPTAKYCKEVFFPLPPSASKSNSVPQKISNPKVEQNLGFPISREDKKSTRRVGWLKKNLSEFVSSVKSVFPDSHGSQPHVKTEKPINAKESTGHLANPIASSNVPAISLKPGELHESVFFSENEQIDYLLTSIDYLPSYKPPSNGSNIAINAFNETVGDRIPSSKDILITEKIPFKKENEIRDSIVPSCSQPDESNKEGVASCLLLQKSGMEMTSVLEYSTPNPAEVQNICNDHAKFETSKSLHLSSP, encoded by the exons ATGAGTAATGAAAGTATTTACTCAGTGTTAGATTTGACACAAGTCATATTTGAAGATAGATATTTGGTTAAGCAAAAGCTCGGTGATGGCAGCTTTGGAACGGTATATTTAGctcaaagaaaagaaaaaaacggACTTTACGAAACA GTTGCGgtgaagaaattaaagaacAGTAGCAAGCCCAAACCAAAGCATGAACTTTTGAAGCTGAGAGAATCCTTG GCATTAcgaaaaatttcaaagcaTCCTTGTTTAATCGATCTCTTGGAGACGTTTATGGACCCCTATCGcaatatatttttagttATGGAGTTTATGGATTGCAATCTATTCCAGCTTTTTAAAAGGCGGCAAGGAAGACTTTTCACAAAGGAAACAGCATTTAATATACTTCTGCAAATAATCAGTGGAATCGAGCATATTCACAAGCATGGATTCATGCATCGAGATATCAAACCTGAAAATATTCTTGTCAAAAGGATCAGTCCCAAGCCCATTTCGTCAAGGTACTCCATAAAACTTGGAGATTTTGGCTTAGCGCGTCCATCTGTTTCAAGTGACCCATTGACTGAGTATGTATCGACGCGTTGGTATCGGGCTCCCGAGCTATTGTTACGAAGTGGATCATATAACCATTCTGTAGATCTTTATGCATTTGGATGCATTGTTTTCGAGATTTACTCTTTAAAACCTCTCTTCCCTGGTAGGAATGAGACCGACCAACTCAATCGCGTCTGCGAAATTTTGGGCAATCCAGGAATTGATGAATTAGATACACTACATTATTGGTCTCAAGCGAAAGAATTAGCAAAGAGACTGGGATTTATGCTTCCTCCAACAAAACCATATCCCATCCAGAAGTTGCTTCCGCAAAATTGTCCAGAAGGTCATGCAAAGATGATTCCTTGTTTGTTAGCTTGGAACCCCGATGTACGGCCAACAGCCAAATATTGTAAAGAGGTGTTCTTTCCTTTACCTCCAAGTGCATCAAAGTCAAATTCTGTTCCACAGAAAATCAGCAATCCCAAGGTAGAGCAAAATTTGGGATTTCCAATTTCAAGGGAGGATAAGAAATCAACAAGAAGAGTGGGTTggctaaaaaaaaatctatcCGAATTTGTGAGTTCGGTGAAAAGTGTATTTCCTGATTCGCATGGTTCTCAACCGCACGTAAAAACCGAAAAGCCGATTAATGCTAAGGAATCCACCGGACATCTTGCGAACCCTATAGCTTCAAGTAATGTCCCAGCCATCTCGCTGAAGCCAGGTGAGCTTCATGAATCGGTATTCTTTAGCGAGAACGAACAGATcgattatttattaacttcGATTGATTACCTCCCATCGTATAAACCGCCTTCTAATGGAAGTAACATTGCGATAAACGCTTTTAATGAGACTGTTGGCGACAGAATTCCTTCGTCTAAAGACATATTGATAACGGAGAAAATAccgtttaaaaaagaaaacgaaaTACGAGATTCCATTGTTCCTTCATGTTCACAACCTGATGAATCCAATAAGGAAGGTGTCGCGTCATGCTTACTACTCCAGAAAAGTGGGATGGAAATGACTTCAGTTTTAGAATACTCAACTCCTAATCCTGCTGAAGTTCAAAACATATGTAATGACCATGCAAAATTCGAAACCAGTAAAAGCTTACATCTAAGTTCGCCATGA
- the sec31 gene encoding COPII-coated vesicle-associated protein Sec31 — translation MRLKDISKTATLAWSPRGVNDNQALLALGGYTGTEGSKNSDTLLELWNENPESQKPVGSIDVKTRFYDLAWEKSLDKPMGVIAGSLEDGGIGFWDPAAILKSDEASASIATYKSENGSILGPLDFNRLQPNLLASGDNKGDVWVWDIKHPQQPFALPKQNRSSEVHVVSWNNKVSHILASGNATEYTTVWDVKLKRQVLNLSYLGAAGVSAATGAVNSIAWHPNNATRLATAIDDNRNPIILTWDLRQPTVPQNILTGHQKAALSLSWCPEDPTFLLSSGKDGRAMVWNVETGESLGSFPRSGNWYTKSSWCPSNSNRVAVASLEGKVSIFSIQSTNTDKSQEASIKGATSIDDNEFFNNLPSIAGSQEPSFSLPLAPKWFKVPVGARFGFPNKIVSFSPNSKEVTITSAPDEVEQDEAKSFHSSAKFQTEKEITDFCQKGVEESASEEEAINWKLLMAVSKRASRSKFAELLGYKTLKPKNDEDDSKVDESVAKDSTTPNELSKNANNENYDDDSSFYGKLAESVQEVSIADKKDAEIVKDSFKIFNPEDSDLEKNITEALLTGDVLSAVKACLEEKKISEALFLSTFGGKECRKCVRDAFYELQEHKPSYMRLSACIADNDLQNVVDNAEVSEWKDIFVFICTYATDDEFAPLCSTLGQRLEDLEDEKSIRSAEFCYIASKSLQSYANLWLKQLATSTKTSKAASAYGAYVEQLTKLMDKVSMFRSIVVYKDDELSATKDWKLAGLYEVYIAYAKILSASGKFDDAMSYLNLVPTEFPGAKEEIQRLTMLLEPHAVPPIHQIKQTGYAPVQPKTSQASSILPTVPRTTSYTSPYATTSSHITPADVHPLPPPSTSTTAGWNDAPMLGQLPMRRAAPSMAPVRSPFPGASSAQPAAMSRTSSVSTLPPPPPTASMTASAPAIASPPPPKVGETYHPPTASGTRVPPVQQPSHPNPYTPVAPQSPVAAASRISSSPNMPPSNPYTPIAVASSTVNPAHTYKPHGGSQIVPPPKQPANRVVPLPPTASQRASAYEPPTVSVPSPSALSPSVTPQLPPVSSRLPPVSATRPQIPQPPPVSTALPSSSAVSRPPIATSAGRSSTAASTSAPLTYPAGDRSHIPGNLRPIYEMLNAELQRVSQSLPPQMSRVVHDTEKRLNMLFDRLNSNVLSKPLTDELLALATSLNAHDYQTASNIQTNIVTTLGDQCEHWIVGVTRLITLSKSTT, via the coding sequence ATGAGACTGAAGGATATAAGCAAAACGGCTACGTTGGCGTGGTCGCCCCGCGGGGTGAATGATAACCAAGCTCTGTTAGCGTTAGGAGGATATACCGGGACGGAGGGTTCTAAAAACAGCGACACCTTGCTTGAATTGTGGAATGAAAATCCTGAATCACAAAAACCCGTTGGATCTATCGACGTGAAGACTAGATTTTACGATTTAGCATGGGAGAAATCGTTAGATAAGCCCATGGGTGTAATCGCTGGTAGTTTAGAAGATGGCGGTATTGGATTTTGGGATCCTGCTGCTATTTTGAAATCAGATGAAGCGTCCGCTTCAATTGCTACCTATAAATCCGAAAACGGCTCGATTCTCGGCCCTCTTGATTTCAATAGATTACAACCCAATCTTTTAGCCTCTGGTGATAATAAAGGTGATGTTTGGGTTTGGGATATCAAGCATCCACAACAGCCTTTCGCTCTCCCAAAACAAAATCGCTCCTCCGAAGTTCATGTGGTTTCTTGGAATAACAAAGTTTCACATATCTTAGCTTCTGGTAACGCTACTGAATACACTACCGTTTGGGACGTTAAGCTTAAACGCCAAGTCTTGAATCTATCATATTTGGGTGCCGCCGGTGTTAGCGCAGCTACCGGAGCGGTTAACAGTATTGCTTGGCACCCTAATAATGCCACTCGCCTTGCAACTGCTATTGATGATAATAGAAACCCCATCATCCTAACGTGGGATTTACGCCAACCTACTGTTCCTCAAAACATCCTTACCGGACACCAAAAGGCTGCACTCTCTCTTTCGTGGTGCCCTGAAGATCCAACGTTTTTGCTAAGTAGTGGAAAGGATGGGCGTGCTATGGTTTGGAATGTTGAAACTGGCGAATCTTTGGGCAGTTTTCCTCGTTCTGGTAATTGGTATACAAAAAGCTCTTGGTGTCCTTCTAATTCCAATCGTGTTGCTGTCGCTTCTTTGGAGGGTAAGGTATCTATCTTTTCAATTCAAAGCACAAACACCGACAAGAGTCAAGAAGCCTCTATTAAAGGTGCTACCTCCATAGATGATaacgaattttttaacaatttgcCCTCCATTGCTGGATCACAAGAACCTTCGTTTTCACTACCTCTTGCTCCCAAGTGGTTTAAAGTACCTGTTGGTGCTCGATTTGGCTTCCCCAACAAGATCGTTAGTTTTTCGCCAAATTCTAAAGAGGTCACTATAACCTCTGCTCCCGATGAAGTTGAGCAAGATGAAGCTAAGTCCTTCCATTCTTCCGCCAAATTTCAAactgaaaaggaaattacTGATTTTTGTCAGAAAGGTGTGGAAGAATCCGCCTCCGAAGAGGAGGCCATAAATTGGAAGCTACTTATGGCCGTCAGTAAGCGCGCTTCTAGGTCTAAGTTTGCTGAACTTTTGGGTTATAAGAcattaaaaccaaaaaacGATGAGGATGACAGCAAGGTAGACGAGTCTGTTGCCAAGGATTCAACAACACCTAATGAACTTTCAAAGAATGCTAATAATGAGAATTATGATGATGATTCCTCTTTTTATGGGAAATTAGCCGAAAGTGTGCAAGAAGTATCTATAGCTGACAAGAAGGATGCTGAGATTGTAAAAGATTCATTTAAGATCTTCAATCCAGAAGATTCTGACTTAGAGAAAAACATCACTGAGGCGCTTCTTACCGGTGATGTTTTATCGGCCGTGAAAGCTTGCCTTgaggagaaaaaaatatctgaAGCACTTTTCTTATCCACCTTTGGTGGTAAGGAATGTCGTAAATGCGTAAGAGACGCGTTTTATGAACTTCAAGAACACAAACCTTCATACATGCGTCTATCTGCATGTATTGCTGATAACGATTTACAAAATGTTGTAGATAACGCAGAGGTTAGTGAATGGAAGGACATTTTTGTGTTTATTTGTACCTATGCAACCGATGATGAGTTCGCTCCATTGTGCAGTACTTTGGGACAGCGTCTTGAAGACCTCGAAGATGAGAAATCTATCAGATCTGCTGAATTTTGTTATATTGCTAGCAAATCATTACAGAGTTATGCTAACCTTTGGTTGAAGCAGCTAGCTACTTCAACTAAGACATCTAAGGCAGCTTCGGCATATGGTGCTTATGTGGAACAACTTACTAAACTGATGGATAAAGTTAGCATGTTCCGCTCCATCGTTGTCTACAAAGATGATGAGCTTTCGGCAACGAAAGATTGGAAGTTGGCTGGTCTTTATGAGGTTTATATTGCATACGCTAAAATCTTGAGTGCTTCAGGAAAATTTGATGATGCTATGAGCTATCTTAATCTTGTACCTACAGAGTTCCCTGGcgcaaaagaagaaattcaaaGATTGACCATGTTGCTTGAGCCCCATGCAGTCCCTCCTATCCATCAAATTAAGCAAACTGGATATGCGCCTGTACAACCCAAAACTTCTCAAGCGTCCTCCATACTTCCAACGGTGCCACGAACGACTTCATATACTTCGCCTTATGCTACAACATCATCCCACATAACGCCTGCTGATGTCCACCCACTTCCTCCTCCCAGTACGTCTACCACTGCTGGATGGAATGATGCCCCCATGCTTGGTCAGCTACCTATGAGACGTGCTGCTCCTTCTATGGCCCCGGTAAGAAGCCCATTCCCTGGTGCTTCAAGTGCTCAACCAGCTGCAATGTCCCGTACTAGCAGCGTTAGCACCcttcctcctcctcctcctaCTGCATCCATGACTGCAAGCGCTCCCGCTATAGCATCACCACCTCCTCCTAAGGTCGGTGAGACTTACCACCCTCCTACGGCAAGTGGTACGCGTGTTCCTCCAGTGCAACAACCCAGTCATCCAAATCCTTATACACCTGTAGCACCCCAGTCACCTGTTGCTGCTGCTTCTCGTATTTCTTCCTCTCCAAACATGCCTCCCTCAAACCCTTATACACCAATTGCAGTGGCTTCTTCAACTGTTAACCCTGCTCATACGTACAAGCCTCATGGCGGATCTCAGATAGTTCCACCTCCTAAACAACCCGCTAACCGAGTGGTGCCTTTACCACCCACAGCTTCTCAGAGAGCTTCTGCTTATGAGCCCCCAACCGTCAGCGTTCCTTCCCCATCCGCTCTTTCTCCCTCCGTGACACCTCAACTCCCTCCCGTTTCCAGCCGTTTACCCCCAGTTTCTGCTACAAGACCTCAAATTCCTCAACCACCTCCTGTCAGTACTGCGCTTCCAAGCTCTTCAGCAGTTTCACGACCTCCAATTGCAACGTCTGCAGGCCGTTCTTCTACCGCTGCATCAACTAGTGCACCATTGACATATCCTGCTGGAGATCGTAGTCATATTCCTGGTAACTTGAGACCTATTTACGAGATGTTAAATGCTGAACTGCAGCGTGTATCCCAGTCTCTACCCCCTCAAATGTCTCGTGTAGTCCATGATACTGAAAAGCGATTAAACATGCTGTTTGATCGCCTTAACTCTAATGTTTTATCAAAACCTTTGACTGACGAATTACTCGCCCTTGCTACTTCTTTGAATGCTCATGATTATCAAACTGCGTCGAATATTCAAACTAACATCGTTACTACACTTGGTGATCAGTGTGAACATTGGATCGTTGGTGTTACCAGACTTATCACTTTGAGTAAGTCTACTACCTAA
- the tim50 gene encoding TIM23 translocase complex subunit Tim50, which translates to MLNRSLLFRNLRLARPRPFLPLVGKRFVTEKSQSQEEKDTSKITENAKEEVKRDTSSLAKESLKLLDLNGLNDESYTGDPGKGPEYTSSTMLKREKQARYAFWGFLGLTGGGLLYYGRRYGPDEKELEKQYPAAGYSPSDWWNRVKARTNNFFSYYQEPAFEKLLPDPLPEPYNRPYTLVLSLDDLLIHSEWTRQHGWRTAKRPGLDYFLGYLSMYYEVVIFTRQYLATAKPIIDKIDPYHVSISAVLTRESSKYEKGKVIKDLSYLNRDLSRVIMIDTNPESWSKQPDNAIAMAPWTGNPKDKELVGLIPLLEFIAIMDIKDVRPVLKSYQGKNIPLEYARREEKLRTKLIEDWNEKKKKGSSFLFGGRSVSEEPPKLIIDIQRERQKAAYAEFKKYIDENGPKMLEEEKAREAEQKTSIFNLLFHPEEVQQQQLEQMQQQQFSPETNASK; encoded by the coding sequence ATGTTGAACAGgtctcttctttttcgtaATTTGAGGCTTGCTAGACCTCGTCCTTTTTTGCCCCTTGTTGGCAAACGGTTTGTGACTGAGAAAAGCCAGTCGCAAGAGGAAAAGGACACATCAAAAATCACCGAAAACgcaaaagaagaagttaAACGGGACACTTCTTCACTTGCGAAAGAGTCATTAAAATTACTTGATTTAAATGGTTTGAATGATGAGTCCTACACTGGAGACCCTGGAAAAGGACCCGAGTATACTAGTTCAACGATGCTAAAGCGAGAAAAGCAGGCTCGTTATGCATTTTGGGGTTTCTTGGGATTAACGGGAGGTGGTTTACTTTACTACGGTCGTCGCTATGGTCCTGATGAGAAAGAACTAGAAAAGCAGTATCCCGCTGCTGGTTATTCCCCTTCAGATTGGTGGAATAGGGTAAAGGCCCGTACAAATAACTTCTTCTCTTACTATCAGGAGCCTGCATTTGAAAAGTTGCTCCCTGATCCTCTTCCTGAACCTTATAATCGACCTTATACCTTGGTCTTAAGTTTGGATGATCTTTTGATTCATAGCGAATGGACTCGTCAACATGGTTGGAGAACTGCAAAGCGTCCTGGTTTAGATTACTTCTTGGGCTATCTCTCCATGTACTACGAAGTAGTCATCTTTACTAGACAGTATTTAGCAACTGCCAAGCCTATCATCGATAAGATTGATCCATACCACGTAAGTATTAGTGCCGTACTTACTCGCGAGTCAAGCAAATATGAGAAGGGTAAGGTTATCAAAGATTTATCTTACTTGAATCGTGACCTGTCTCGAGTGATCATGATCGATACGAATCCCGAGTCATGGTCCAAACAGCCTGATAACGCAATTGCCATGGCTCCATGGACAGGAAATCCTAAGGATAAGGAATTGGTCGGATTAATTCCTCTTTTGGAGTTTATTGCTATCATGGATATTAAAGACGTTCGTCCAGTTCTTAAAAGTTATCAAGGTAAAAACATTCCCCTTGAGTATGCCCGCAGAGAGGAAAAACTACGCACCAAGTTAATTGAAGATTGGAatgagaagaagaagaaaggCAGTTCCTTTTTGTTTGGAGGACGGAGTGTATCTGAAGAGCCACCCAAATTAATCATTGATATACAGCGTGAGCGACAAAAGGCTGCTTATgctgaatttaaaaagtatattGACGAAAATGGACCTAAAATgcttgaagaagaaaaggcTCGAGAGGCTGAACAAAAAACAAGCATCTTTAATCTTCTCTTCCATCCAGAAGAGGTTCAGCAACAACAGTTAGAACAAATGCAGCAACAACAATTTTCACCCGAAACAAATGCTTCCAAATAG
- the aim19 gene encoding protein aim19: MENKELRKSYFQRIYQSYIPAYAFGGALIASVPRAFKRPYGGPFVPGCLLCGGFNAIGGLAIASGDLTNGSGICTAWSIAYLMINATKSIKSFRLYPIALTTFATANAVGYGKTFMNEY, translated from the exons atggaaaataaagaactCAGAAAATCATACTTCCAAAGGATATATCAAAGCTATATCCCTGCTTATG CCTTTGGTGGTGCTT TAATTGCTTCTGTACCTAGAGCATTTAAACGACCCTATGGCGGTCCTTTCGTTCCTGGTTGTCTTTTGTGTGGTGGATTCAATGCTATAGGAGg TCTTGCAATTGCTAGTGGTG ACTTAACCAACGGTTCAGGAATTTGTACAGCTTGGTCAATTGCCTATCTAATGATTAATGCTACCAAATCAATCAAATCTTTTCGACTATACCCAATTGCTCTAACTACATTCGCAACTGCCAACGCAGTCGGTTACGGGAAAACCTTCATGaatgaatattaa